In one Leptolyngbya sp. BL0902 genomic region, the following are encoded:
- a CDS encoding ATP-binding protein codes for MVVPLYCHLLIGPPGSGKSTLAQRMQAVLSHSCIVSTDQIRQELYGCAAEQGSWPEIESEVMRRIGEEVDQGQSVIYDATNARRPWRMALLQRLKPLGVDWIGWHLKTPLATCHQWNQKRERQVPAGVIEAAHLALRQFPPLAAEGFWAVYALEAEASIDYIQSRLQGLERGRINRRNRHSRLQSHRYSTLLDFDRLLHLLSLLVHYPGLGHLQDRDPSGLQRLLSAGSPPTFPDAMAEICAVMARQRGELYADSTALAQDLAWLEANGFLSPRPTVAALTWPELEQPVETPHPYSDWVAFQRVMTFIRFVAHHPLCWQPELQSSLASVAVAMQAHGLLVGEGQAALRKDIEQVLKPFGLLPAARLRRGYFLGSGILSESELLKVASVLQAQAKNIEDPTALALLDTLRDRLQRSQHDLADLYPVRAIGNRSIIDLERLPATALARTLTQLEHEIEVGQLLELNRFAGVGRFETTDDGFFQAWPLQIVFHNIAWYLAYERADGPEMGLLQFERLDRLFRGRLQPQTRNGAVQRQALQRLQRLYQASSGLYLGHSAKMQRQFLSPRPDTQAQASLMLELWFTDALFAFISEGTQRFPIAAMKMSPKRSKTRPPNPTASSDALFSLPPSPDPIYPNRLQVMLPRWAEQDRDLRRWILGFGAEVKLVAPAAMVAEMAHLSQALVQLYNPHP; via the coding sequence ATGGTCGTTCCGTTATATTGCCACCTGTTGATTGGGCCACCGGGCAGCGGCAAAAGCACCTTGGCTCAGCGCATGCAGGCTGTTTTATCTCACAGTTGCATCGTGTCTACGGATCAGATTCGCCAGGAGCTTTATGGCTGCGCGGCGGAGCAGGGGTCGTGGCCGGAGATTGAGTCGGAGGTGATGCGCCGCATTGGGGAAGAGGTGGATCAGGGCCAGAGTGTGATTTATGACGCCACAAATGCGCGACGGCCTTGGCGCATGGCCCTGTTGCAGCGGCTAAAACCCTTGGGAGTCGATTGGATCGGCTGGCATCTTAAGACACCCTTGGCCACCTGTCACCAATGGAACCAGAAACGAGAACGCCAGGTGCCCGCTGGGGTCATTGAGGCGGCTCATTTGGCTCTGCGACAGTTTCCGCCCCTGGCCGCCGAGGGGTTTTGGGCGGTGTATGCCCTAGAGGCTGAGGCCAGCATTGATTACATCCAATCACGGCTCCAGGGCTTAGAACGGGGTCGCATCAACCGCCGCAACCGCCATAGCCGCCTGCAAAGCCACCGTTATTCCACCTTGCTCGATTTTGATCGCCTGCTGCATCTACTCAGCCTGCTGGTGCATTATCCAGGGCTAGGCCATCTTCAGGATCGAGATCCCAGTGGTTTGCAACGGCTATTGTCAGCGGGTTCTCCTCCCACCTTTCCCGATGCGATGGCGGAAATCTGCGCCGTGATGGCCCGTCAACGGGGGGAGTTGTATGCGGACTCGACGGCGCTGGCCCAGGATTTGGCGTGGCTGGAGGCGAATGGCTTTCTCAGCCCTCGGCCCACCGTGGCGGCCTTAACCTGGCCAGAGCTGGAGCAGCCTGTCGAGACTCCCCATCCCTACAGCGATTGGGTGGCCTTTCAGCGGGTGATGACGTTCATTCGATTCGTGGCCCATCATCCCCTCTGCTGGCAACCGGAGCTTCAAAGCAGCTTGGCGAGTGTAGCGGTAGCCATGCAGGCCCATGGGCTACTGGTGGGAGAGGGGCAGGCGGCGTTGCGGAAAGATATCGAACAAGTGCTCAAGCCCTTTGGATTACTCCCGGCGGCACGGCTACGACGGGGCTATTTTTTGGGCAGCGGCATTTTGTCGGAGTCGGAGTTGCTGAAGGTGGCCAGCGTTCTCCAGGCCCAGGCCAAAAATATCGAAGACCCCACCGCCCTGGCGCTGCTGGACACCCTGCGCGACCGTCTCCAACGCAGCCAGCACGACCTAGCGGATCTCTACCCGGTGCGGGCCATTGGCAACCGTAGCATCATTGACCTTGAACGACTGCCCGCCACAGCCCTCGCCAGAACCCTGACTCAGCTAGAGCATGAAATTGAGGTGGGGCAGTTGCTAGAGCTCAATCGGTTTGCGGGAGTGGGGCGGTTTGAGACCACCGATGACGGGTTCTTTCAGGCATGGCCCTTGCAGATTGTCTTCCACAACATTGCCTGGTACCTAGCCTACGAACGTGCCGATGGCCCAGAGATGGGACTATTGCAGTTTGAGCGTCTAGATCGCCTGTTTCGAGGCCGACTCCAACCTCAAACACGGAATGGAGCCGTCCAACGCCAAGCCCTCCAGCGGTTACAGCGGCTCTATCAAGCCAGCAGTGGACTTTATCTGGGCCACAGCGCCAAGATGCAGCGCCAATTTCTCAGCCCTCGGCCCGACACCCAGGCCCAAGCCTCCCTCATGCTAGAACTCTGGTTCACCGATGCCTTGTTTGCTTTTATCAGCGAGGGTACCCAGCGGTTTCCCATCGCAGCCATGAAGATGTCGCCGAAGCGATCCAAGACCAGGCCACCTAACCCCACAGCCTCCTCCGATGCCCTGTTTAGCCTGCCCCCTAGTCCAGACCCCATTTACCCGAATCGCCTTCAGGTCATGCTTCCCCGCTGGGCGGAGCAGGATCGAGACCTACGCCGCTGGATTCTAGGCTTTGGCGCTGAGGTCAAACTGGTGGCCCCAGCCGCAATGGTGGCTGAAATGGCGCATCTCAGTCAGGCGCTGGTTCAGCTATACAATCCTCACCCCTAA
- a CDS encoding SIMPL domain-containing protein, with translation MKDFSPKSFPELFAGLVALSLALVVSSLIGGQAIRDFKRANDVLVVTGSAKRPIRSDAMIWRVSVSSQRPTAQEAYQDLTRQTDRLGGYFQAQQVPEAAITPGAIESYAIPAVDANGRDTGQIVAYRLTQRFEVRAEDVDRYTQLAQQSAELLNENINIVSEPPQYLYTQLSQVRIEMVAEATKDAKARAEAIADSTGARVGEVRSANTGVFQITSRNSTDVSDYGIYDTSSIDKDITAVVSVTFTLE, from the coding sequence ATGAAAGACTTTTCCCCAAAATCTTTTCCAGAATTGTTTGCTGGTTTAGTGGCCTTATCTCTGGCGCTCGTCGTCAGTTCCTTGATTGGGGGTCAGGCCATTCGCGATTTTAAGCGGGCCAACGATGTGCTGGTGGTCACGGGATCGGCCAAAAGGCCCATTCGCTCAGACGCCATGATCTGGCGGGTGTCGGTGTCTAGTCAGCGCCCGACAGCCCAGGAGGCTTACCAAGATTTAACGCGCCAGACCGATCGCCTGGGGGGGTACTTTCAAGCCCAGCAGGTCCCCGAAGCCGCGATTACGCCAGGGGCGATCGAGTCCTACGCTATTCCAGCGGTGGATGCCAACGGTCGCGATACCGGACAAATTGTGGCCTATCGGTTAACCCAGCGGTTTGAGGTGCGTGCCGAGGATGTCGATCGCTACACTCAACTCGCTCAGCAGTCGGCGGAGTTGCTCAATGAGAATATCAATATTGTGTCTGAGCCGCCCCAGTACCTCTACACGCAGTTGAGCCAGGTGCGGATTGAGATGGTGGCCGAGGCTACGAAGGATGCTAAGGCCAGGGCAGAGGCGATTGCCGACAGCACCGGAGCCAGGGTGGGTGAGGTGCGCAGCGCCAATACGGGGGTGTTTCAAATTACCTCGCGCAACTCCACCGATGTCAGCGACTACGGCATCTACGACACTAGCTCTATCGACAAAGATATCACCGCCGTAGTGTCGGTGACCTTTACCCTGGAATGA
- a CDS encoding ABC transporter substrate-binding protein, translating to MASGLKVPAWSVGLFLLGQGLAGCAQNASAPGNATVARGGSAEQIVLAIGGESNEGFDPTLGWGRYGSPLFQSTLLRRDENLEIVKDLATDYTVSDDGLIWTVTLREDAVFSDGVPLTAADVAYTFNQAAQSGGLTDVTVLDEAVAIDDYRVELRLREPQSTFVNRLITLGIVPEHAHGLDYARNPIGSGPYKLVQWDEGQQLIVEANPNYYGEAPGIQRLVFLFTEEDVAFAAAQAGQVQVASVPQSLAVQSIEGMQLYDIASVDNRGLMFPFPAATGATTPDGHPIGNDVTADRAIRQAVNVAIDRQALVDGVLEGFGSPAFGPVSGLAWEEPRASIDDNNPDLARQILEEGGWIDSNGDGVVEKDGLRAEFTVLYPAHDSTRQALALSVAEMLRPVGIQANVEGKSWDAITPLMHSNVVLFGWGSHDQTEMYNLHHSQAAQGDFFNAGFYASPFVDQMLDLAMGAPSEAEAIVFWQAAQWDGEQGFTAQGDAAWAWLVNLDHTYFVDECLNIGQPQVQPHGHGWPITANIASWTWTCN from the coding sequence ATGGCATCAGGGTTGAAGGTACCAGCATGGTCTGTGGGCCTATTCTTGCTGGGACAGGGGTTGGCGGGGTGTGCTCAAAATGCCTCGGCTCCAGGGAACGCTACGGTAGCCCGGGGGGGGTCTGCTGAGCAAATTGTGTTAGCCATTGGAGGGGAGAGCAACGAGGGCTTCGATCCTACCTTGGGCTGGGGACGCTACGGTTCGCCCCTGTTCCAAAGCACGTTGCTGCGGCGGGATGAGAACCTTGAGATTGTGAAGGACTTAGCGACCGACTACACCGTTAGCGACGACGGTCTTATCTGGACGGTGACGCTGCGCGAGGATGCGGTGTTTTCGGACGGGGTGCCGTTGACGGCGGCGGACGTGGCCTACACCTTCAACCAGGCGGCCCAGAGCGGTGGCCTGACCGATGTGACGGTACTGGACGAAGCGGTGGCCATCGATGATTACAGGGTAGAGCTGCGGCTGCGGGAACCCCAGAGCACCTTTGTGAACCGTCTGATTACTCTGGGCATTGTGCCGGAACACGCCCATGGCCTCGACTATGCCCGCAATCCTATTGGCTCTGGCCCCTATAAGCTAGTGCAGTGGGATGAGGGGCAACAGCTCATTGTGGAGGCCAATCCAAACTACTACGGCGAAGCCCCCGGCATTCAGCGACTGGTCTTTCTCTTTACCGAAGAGGATGTGGCCTTTGCAGCGGCACAGGCAGGACAAGTGCAGGTGGCCAGTGTGCCTCAGTCTCTTGCCGTACAGAGTATCGAGGGGATGCAGCTCTACGACATTGCTAGCGTAGACAACCGAGGACTGATGTTTCCCTTTCCTGCTGCCACTGGCGCAACCACTCCTGACGGACATCCCATCGGCAACGACGTTACCGCAGATCGGGCGATTCGGCAGGCGGTTAACGTGGCGATTGATCGGCAAGCCTTGGTGGATGGCGTCCTGGAGGGCTTTGGCTCACCCGCCTTTGGCCCGGTCAGCGGTCTGGCCTGGGAGGAACCGAGGGCCAGCATTGACGACAACAACCCAGACCTCGCCCGCCAAATTCTGGAGGAGGGGGGCTGGATCGACAGCAACGGCGATGGGGTAGTAGAAAAGGACGGATTACGGGCGGAGTTTACGGTGCTCTATCCGGCCCACGACAGCACCCGGCAGGCCCTGGCCCTGTCTGTGGCGGAAATGCTGCGCCCCGTGGGCATTCAGGCCAATGTGGAGGGCAAAAGCTGGGATGCCATTACTCCTCTGATGCACAGCAACGTGGTGCTGTTTGGCTGGGGCAGCCACGACCAAACGGAAATGTACAACCTTCACCACAGTCAGGCCGCCCAGGGCGATTTTTTCAATGCCGGATTCTATGCCAGTCCGTTCGTGGATCAAATGCTTGACCTGGCCATGGGAGCACCGTCGGAAGCTGAGGCCATCGTCTTTTGGCAGGCGGCCCAGTGGGATGGCGAGCAGGGCTTTACCGCCCAGGGCGATGCGGCCTGGGCCTGGTTAGTGAACCTCGATCACACCTACTTTGTCGATGAATGCCTCAATATTGGCCAGCCCCAGGTGCAGCCCCATGGCCACGGCTGGCCGATTACCGCCAACATCGCAAGCTGGACATGGACATGCAACTAA
- a CDS encoding ABC transporter permease — MDMQLRSILVFFGYKLVRLALLLLAVAVLTFGLMSLSPIDPVQAYVGADMLQISAAQRDLIAQRWGLDQPMILRFWDWLGQIIQGNWGTSMVFNQPVLQVISQRFWVSLQLLTIAWVFSGLLGLGLGVLAGAFEGTWIDRGIRLYAYTLASSPTFWVALLLLILFSVSLRVTPICCAAPPGVLAQDVTVWQHLHHLLLPALTLGIIGIANIALHTRQKLIDVLHSDYVLFARAQGERLGGILRHHGLRNILLPALTLQFASLSELFGGSVLVEQVFAYPGLGQATVQAALRSDVPLLVGIVFFSALFVYTGNTLADLSYQIIDPRIRLGGRTL; from the coding sequence ATGGACATGCAACTAAGATCCATTCTGGTATTTTTTGGCTACAAACTGGTGCGGCTGGCACTGCTGCTGCTGGCCGTGGCGGTGCTCACCTTTGGGCTCATGAGTCTGTCCCCCATTGACCCGGTGCAGGCCTATGTGGGGGCCGATATGCTGCAAATTAGCGCCGCCCAGCGAGACCTGATCGCTCAGCGCTGGGGACTCGATCAGCCCATGATTCTGCGGTTTTGGGATTGGTTGGGGCAGATTATTCAGGGTAACTGGGGCACCTCCATGGTGTTTAACCAGCCTGTGCTTCAGGTCATTAGCCAGCGGTTTTGGGTATCGCTGCAACTGTTGACGATTGCCTGGGTGTTTTCAGGCCTGCTGGGGCTCGGTTTGGGGGTGCTGGCTGGAGCCTTTGAAGGCACTTGGATTGACCGAGGCATTCGTCTCTATGCTTATACCCTGGCCTCGTCACCAACGTTTTGGGTGGCCCTGCTGCTGCTGATTCTGTTTTCCGTATCGTTGCGGGTCACGCCGATCTGCTGCGCGGCCCCGCCGGGGGTGTTGGCCCAAGATGTCACGGTCTGGCAGCATTTGCACCACCTGCTGCTCCCCGCCCTCACCCTCGGCATTATCGGCATTGCCAACATCGCCCTGCACACCCGCCAGAAGCTGATCGATGTGCTGCACAGCGACTATGTGCTGTTTGCCCGCGCCCAGGGGGAACGGCTGGGGGGAATCCTGCGGCACCATGGTCTGAGAAATATTCTGCTGCCCGCCCTCACCCTCCAATTTGCCTCCCTCAGTGAGTTGTTTGGCGGCTCGGTCTTGGTGGAGCAGGTGTTTGCCTATCCGGGTCTAGGACAGGCCACTGTGCAGGCGGCTCTACGGAGCGATGTCCCGCTGCTGGTGGGGATCGTATTTTTTAGCGCCCTGTTTGTCTACACCGGAAATACCCTAGCTGACTTGTCTTACCAGATCATTGACCCGCGTATTCGCCTAGGGGGGAGAACTTTATGA
- a CDS encoding ABC transporter permease has product MTTLSSPPRVASKVPQNRRQQTLWTIGLCICFLLTIILSATFMGDAGLSPVLTQRNLPPSLAHPFGTDWLGRDMLTRSLHGMSLSLQVGLLSATVSALIAAILGLTAGTLGGWVDAAICWMIDVCFSLPHLVLLILVAFAVGGGTQGVIIAVALTHWPSLARVVRAEVLQINSSDYVQLSHRLGRSPAWIARHHMVPHMVPQLLVGLILLFPHAILHEAALSFIGIGISPHLPAIGIILAESMRHLSTGYWWLGVMPGLLLLLSVKAFDWLGENLRALLDPRTSQG; this is encoded by the coding sequence ATGACGACCCTTTCATCTCCGCCAAGGGTGGCCTCAAAAGTACCCCAGAATCGACGGCAGCAAACCCTGTGGACGATTGGCCTATGCATCTGTTTCTTGTTGACCATTATCCTCAGTGCCACCTTCATGGGCGATGCTGGCCTCAGCCCGGTACTCACCCAGCGCAACCTTCCTCCCTCCCTGGCCCACCCTTTTGGCACTGACTGGCTGGGGCGCGATATGCTGACGCGCTCCCTCCATGGCATGTCCCTCAGTCTGCAAGTGGGGCTATTGTCGGCCACGGTCAGCGCCTTGATTGCGGCTATTTTGGGCCTGACGGCGGGCACCCTGGGGGGCTGGGTCGATGCCGCTATCTGCTGGATGATTGACGTCTGTTTTAGCTTGCCTCACCTGGTGCTGCTGATTTTAGTCGCCTTTGCCGTTGGCGGCGGCACCCAGGGCGTCATCATCGCCGTTGCCCTCACCCACTGGCCCAGTCTTGCTCGTGTCGTGCGGGCCGAAGTGCTCCAGATCAACAGCTCCGACTATGTTCAGCTGTCCCATCGCTTAGGCCGCTCTCCCGCCTGGATTGCCCGTCACCATATGGTGCCCCACATGGTGCCCCAGCTATTAGTAGGGCTGATTTTGCTGTTTCCCCACGCCATTTTGCACGAGGCCGCGCTCTCATTCATTGGCATCGGCATTTCACCCCACCTGCCTGCTATCGGGATTATTCTGGCGGAGTCCATGCGCCATCTGTCCACGGGCTATTGGTGGCTGGGGGTGATGCCCGGTCTACTATTGTTGCTATCGGTCAAAGCCTTTGACTGGCTGGGCGAAAATCTGCGGGCCTTGCTCGATCCACGCACCAGTCAGGGGTAA
- a CDS encoding ABC transporter ATP-binding protein produces MLTVSNLSVTFSQYEQGLRRRQLTVITDLDLEVNAGEVVAVVGASGSGKSLLAHAILGILPENATLGGTMRFQGQPLTPQRCQQLRGKAIALIPQSVGYLDPLMRVGQQVQRVARLNGATPVTARKAMARTFARYDLPPQTERRYPFQLSGGMARRVLVSTAVVSQATLVIADEPTPGLHPDVVAETLTHLRELAQEGRGVILITHDIDAALRVADRVAVFYAGTTVEIASAQDFSTGNLRHPYTQALWRSLPQNEFVPVPGNQPSPEALPVGCLFSERCPWMTEACLPERPALRAVRGGFVRCIHAER; encoded by the coding sequence ATGCTGACCGTTTCCAATCTCAGCGTCACCTTCAGCCAGTACGAGCAAGGTCTGCGCCGCCGACAGCTCACCGTAATCACCGATCTAGACCTAGAAGTCAATGCTGGGGAAGTGGTGGCGGTAGTGGGAGCCAGCGGATCGGGCAAAAGCCTACTGGCCCACGCTATTTTGGGCATTTTGCCAGAGAACGCCACCCTGGGCGGCACCATGCGATTTCAGGGGCAACCCCTAACGCCCCAGCGCTGCCAACAGCTCCGTGGCAAGGCCATTGCCTTGATTCCCCAATCCGTCGGCTATCTCGATCCGCTGATGCGGGTGGGCCAACAGGTGCAGCGGGTGGCACGGCTCAACGGGGCCACTCCCGTCACTGCACGCAAGGCCATGGCCCGCACCTTCGCCCGCTATGACCTGCCACCCCAGACAGAACGTCGCTACCCTTTCCAGCTATCGGGCGGCATGGCGCGACGGGTGCTGGTGTCTACGGCAGTGGTCAGCCAAGCGACTCTGGTGATTGCAGACGAACCGACTCCCGGCCTCCACCCAGACGTAGTCGCCGAAACCCTTACCCATTTACGCGAACTGGCTCAGGAGGGGCGGGGCGTCATTCTCATTACCCACGACATTGATGCGGCGCTGCGAGTCGCCGACCGGGTGGCCGTTTTTTATGCCGGAACAACGGTGGAAATCGCCTCGGCCCAGGACTTTAGTACCGGAAATCTGCGCCATCCCTACACCCAAGCCCTATGGCGATCTCTGCCACAAAATGAGTTTGTGCCCGTACCGGGGAACCAGCCCAGTCCTGAGGCACTGCCCGTCGGCTGTCTGTTTAGCGAGCGCTGCCCCTGGATGACCGAGGCTTGCTTGCCAGAGCGTCCAGCACTGCGGGCGGTGCGAGGTGGTTTTGTGAGGTGTATTCATGCTGAGCGGTGA
- a CDS encoding ABC transporter ATP-binding protein has protein sequence MLSGEGLWFRYGARLPWVVQAQTVMVEPGEVVGIMAPSGFGKTTLAKLLAGYLTPSQGRVRADHQPLPKRQYCPVQLVFQHPDLAINPRWRIDQVLCEGHPPQIHQLDALGIHSGWLSRYPHELSGGELQRIAIARTLNPKTRYLIADEMTAMLDANTQALIWQVVLTYAQAHHIGVLVISHDLCLMERLCHRCINLAATQSQPRVVVS, from the coding sequence ATGCTGAGCGGTGAAGGACTTTGGTTTCGCTACGGAGCTCGTTTGCCATGGGTCGTACAGGCCCAGACCGTCATGGTAGAACCCGGCGAGGTCGTAGGGATCATGGCTCCCTCCGGCTTTGGCAAAACCACCCTCGCCAAACTGTTAGCGGGCTATTTAACCCCTAGCCAAGGCCGCGTGAGAGCAGACCATCAGCCCCTGCCCAAACGCCAATACTGTCCAGTGCAGCTGGTCTTTCAACATCCTGACTTGGCCATCAACCCTCGCTGGCGCATCGACCAAGTATTGTGCGAAGGACATCCACCTCAGATTCACCAGCTCGATGCTTTGGGGATTCATTCTGGATGGCTCAGCCGCTATCCCCACGAGCTGAGCGGCGGAGAACTGCAACGTATTGCCATTGCTCGTACCCTCAACCCCAAAACCCGATACCTAATTGCCGACGAAATGACGGCCATGCTCGATGCCAATACCCAGGCGCTAATTTGGCAGGTTGTGCTGACCTATGCCCAAGCCCATCACATCGGGGTCTTGGTCATCAGCCATGACCTATGCCTCATGGAACGACTGTGCCATCGCTGCATCAACCTAGCGGCTACCCAGTCACAGCCGAGGGTCGTGGTTTCCTAG